A section of the Streptomyces sp. SCL15-4 genome encodes:
- the sucC gene encoding ADP-forming succinate--CoA ligase subunit beta, giving the protein MDLFEYQARDLFAKHDVPVLAGEVIDTPEAAREITERLGGKSVVKAQVKVGGRGKAGGVKLAATPDEAVARATDILGMDIKGHTVHKVMIAETAPEIVEEYYVSFLLDRANRTFLSIASVEGGMEIEEVAATRPEAVAKTPIDPIDGVDEAKAREIVAAAKFPAEVADKVANVLVKLWDTFIKSDALLVEVNPLAKVASGEVLALDGKVSLDDNAEFRHDWDELHDKAAANPLEAAAKEKGLNYVKLDGEVGIIGNGAGLVMSTLDVVAYAGEKHGGVKPANFLDIGGGASAQVMANGLEIILGDPDVKSVFVNVFGGITACDEVANGIVQALKLLEDRGEKVEKPLVVRLDGNNAELGRKILTDADHPLVQRVDTMDGAADKAAELAAAK; this is encoded by the coding sequence GTGGACCTGTTCGAGTACCAGGCGAGGGACCTCTTCGCCAAGCACGATGTACCGGTGCTGGCCGGTGAAGTCATCGACACGCCTGAGGCGGCGCGCGAGATCACCGAGCGGCTCGGCGGCAAGTCCGTCGTCAAGGCGCAGGTGAAGGTCGGTGGCCGCGGTAAGGCCGGTGGCGTGAAGCTGGCCGCCACCCCGGACGAGGCCGTTGCCCGCGCGACGGACATCCTCGGCATGGACATCAAGGGCCACACGGTCCACAAGGTCATGATCGCCGAGACCGCTCCGGAGATCGTCGAGGAGTACTACGTCTCCTTCCTCCTCGACCGCGCCAACCGCACCTTCCTCTCCATCGCCTCCGTCGAGGGCGGCATGGAGATCGAGGAGGTGGCGGCCACCCGTCCGGAGGCCGTCGCCAAGACCCCGATCGACCCGATCGACGGTGTGGACGAGGCCAAGGCCCGCGAGATCGTGGCGGCCGCCAAGTTCCCGGCCGAGGTCGCGGACAAGGTCGCGAACGTCCTGGTCAAGCTGTGGGACACCTTCATCAAGTCGGACGCCCTCCTGGTCGAGGTCAACCCGCTGGCGAAGGTCGCCTCCGGCGAGGTCCTCGCCCTGGACGGCAAGGTGTCGCTGGACGACAACGCCGAGTTCCGCCACGACTGGGACGAGCTGCACGACAAGGCCGCCGCCAACCCGCTCGAGGCGGCCGCCAAGGAGAAGGGCCTCAACTACGTCAAGCTCGACGGCGAGGTCGGCATCATCGGCAACGGCGCCGGTCTCGTCATGAGCACCCTGGACGTCGTCGCGTACGCCGGTGAGAAGCACGGCGGCGTCAAGCCCGCCAACTTCCTGGACATCGGCGGCGGCGCCTCCGCCCAGGTGATGGCGAACGGCCTGGAGATCATCCTGGGCGACCCGGACGTGAAGTCCGTCTTCGTGAACGTCTTCGGTGGCATCACCGCCTGCGACGAGGTCGCCAACGGCATCGTGCAGGCCCTGAAGCTCCTGGAGGACCGCGGCGAGAAGGTCGAGAAGCCGCTCGTCGTCCGCCTCGACGGCAACAACGCCGAGCTGGGCCGGAAGATCCTCACGGACGCCGACCACCCGCTGGTGCAGCGCGTCGACACCATGGACGGCGCGGCCGACAAGGCCGCCGAGCTGGCCGCCGCCAAGTAA
- a CDS encoding AAA family ATPase, protein MTVSAEPTTATPHRDQTAQALRPHAEHAFAAELAALAAQDDRPRPARWKLSPWAVATYLLGGTLPDGTVITPKYVGPRRIVEVAVTTLATDRALLLLGVPGTAKTWVSEHLAAAVSGDSTLLVQGTAGTPEEAIRYGWNYARLLAHGPSRDALVPSPVMRAMAEGMTARVEELTRIPADVQDTLITILSEKTLPIPELGEEVQAVRGFNLIATANDRDRGVNDLSSALRRRFNTVVLPLPESADIEVDIVTRRVEQLGRSLDLPAAPDGIEEIRRVVTVFRELRDGVTADGRTKLKSPSGTLSTAEAISVVTNGLALATHFGDGVLRPGDVAAGILGAVVRDQAADRVVWQEYLETVVREREGWSDFYRACREAGA, encoded by the coding sequence ATGACTGTGTCCGCGGAACCGACGACCGCCACACCCCACCGAGACCAGACCGCGCAGGCGCTGCGACCGCACGCCGAGCACGCCTTCGCGGCCGAACTCGCCGCGCTCGCCGCACAGGACGACCGCCCGCGCCCGGCCCGCTGGAAGCTGTCGCCGTGGGCGGTGGCGACCTATCTGCTCGGTGGCACCCTGCCGGACGGCACGGTGATCACCCCCAAGTACGTGGGCCCGCGCCGCATCGTCGAGGTCGCCGTCACCACGCTCGCCACCGACCGCGCCCTGCTCCTGCTCGGTGTCCCCGGCACCGCCAAGACCTGGGTGTCGGAGCACCTGGCCGCCGCCGTCAGCGGTGACTCGACGCTGCTGGTGCAGGGCACGGCCGGCACCCCGGAGGAGGCGATCCGCTACGGCTGGAACTACGCGCGGCTCCTCGCCCACGGCCCGAGCCGCGACGCCCTCGTGCCCAGCCCCGTCATGCGGGCCATGGCCGAGGGCATGACGGCCCGGGTGGAGGAGCTGACCCGGATCCCGGCCGACGTGCAGGACACGCTGATCACGATCCTGTCCGAGAAGACCCTGCCCATCCCCGAACTGGGCGAGGAGGTCCAGGCGGTCCGCGGTTTCAACCTCATCGCCACCGCCAACGACCGCGACCGCGGGGTCAACGACCTCTCCAGCGCCCTGCGCCGCCGCTTCAACACCGTGGTGCTGCCGCTGCCCGAGAGCGCCGACATCGAGGTCGACATCGTCACCCGACGGGTCGAACAGCTCGGCCGCTCGCTGGATCTGCCGGCCGCGCCCGACGGCATCGAGGAGATCCGCCGGGTCGTCACCGTCTTCCGCGAGCTGCGCGACGGCGTCACCGCCGACGGCCGGACGAAGCTCAAGTCGCCCAGCGGCACGCTGTCCACCGCGGAGGCCATCTCCGTCGTCACCAACGGCCTCGCGCTCGCCACCCACTTCGGCGACGGCGTGCTGCGCCCCGGCGATGTCGCCGCCGGCATCCTCGGCGCCGTCGTCCGCGACCAGGCGGCCGACCGGGTCGTCTGGCAGGAGTACCTGGAGACGGTCGTGCGCGAGCGCGAGGGCTGGAGCGACTTCTACCGCGCCTGCCGGGAGGCCGGCGCATGA
- the sucD gene encoding succinate--CoA ligase subunit alpha has protein sequence MAIWLNKDSKVIVQGMTGATGMKHTKLMLGDGTNVVGGVNPRKAGQTVDFDGTEVPVFGTVKEAIEATGANVSVIFVPEKFTKDAVVEAIDAEIPLAVVITEGIAVHDTAAFWAYAGKKGNKTRIIGPNCPGIITPGQSNVGIIPGDITKPGRIGLVSKSGTLTYQMMYELRDIGFSTAVGIGGDPIIGTTHIDALAAFQDDPETDLIVMIGEIGGDAEERAAAFIKENVTKPVVGYVAGFTAPEGKTMGHAGAIVSGSSGTAQAKKEALEAAGVKVGKTPTETAKLAREILSA, from the coding sequence ATGGCTATCTGGCTCAACAAGGACAGCAAGGTCATCGTCCAGGGCATGACCGGCGCCACCGGCATGAAGCACACCAAGCTCATGCTCGGTGACGGCACGAACGTCGTGGGCGGCGTGAACCCGCGCAAGGCGGGTCAGACCGTGGACTTCGACGGCACCGAGGTACCCGTCTTCGGCACCGTCAAGGAGGCCATCGAGGCCACCGGCGCCAACGTCTCCGTCATCTTCGTGCCGGAGAAGTTCACCAAGGACGCGGTCGTCGAGGCCATCGACGCCGAGATCCCGCTGGCCGTCGTCATCACCGAGGGCATCGCCGTGCACGACACGGCCGCGTTCTGGGCGTACGCCGGCAAGAAGGGCAACAAGACCCGCATCATCGGCCCGAACTGCCCCGGCATCATCACCCCGGGCCAGTCGAACGTCGGCATCATCCCGGGCGACATCACCAAGCCGGGCCGCATCGGCCTGGTGTCGAAGTCCGGCACGCTGACGTACCAGATGATGTACGAGCTGCGCGACATCGGCTTCTCCACGGCCGTCGGCATCGGTGGCGACCCGATCATCGGCACCACCCACATCGACGCCCTGGCCGCGTTCCAGGACGACCCCGAGACCGACCTCATCGTGATGATCGGTGAGATCGGCGGCGACGCCGAGGAGCGTGCCGCGGCGTTCATCAAGGAGAACGTGACCAAGCCGGTCGTCGGCTACGTCGCGGGCTTCACCGCGCCGGAGGGCAAGACCATGGGTCACGCCGGCGCCATCGTCTCCGGCTCCTCCGGCACGGCACAGGCCAAGAAGGAGGCCCTGGAGGCCGCCGGCGTCAAGGTCGGCAAGACCCCGACCGAGACGGCGAAGCTGGCCCGGGAGATCCTCTCGGCCTGA
- a CDS encoding RNA polymerase subunit sigma-70: MVTTQTTAGPPPPGNRRRLRRSRPLTPVQEASGRTGPDTTDAEAEKRTGVPSDRPPQLTPDQAFDALYAFCAPALVRQTYLLTGRRELAREAVERAFQQAWQRWPDVARDRDPAGWVRAVAYDCALSPWHRFRPRHRSPEPPPADPADRELLHALLTLPPPHRRTLVLYDGVGLDLPETAAETEASTPAAANRLTHAREAVAARLPELADPAALHRRLLELASAERLSAARPAHVRTGGERRNVFWTRAAIAFTVTIVGATTLTLRTAPTRYEPPIAPAQAVRGVPAAGGMGPLSQEERALQEKLTRAETSGPQRLAPQPW; this comes from the coding sequence ATGGTGACGACGCAGACCACTGCCGGCCCGCCACCGCCGGGAAACCGCCGACGCCTGCGCCGGTCCCGGCCGCTGACGCCGGTTCAGGAGGCGTCCGGGCGGACGGGACCGGACACCACGGACGCGGAAGCGGAGAAACGGACCGGCGTACCGTCCGACCGGCCGCCGCAATTGACGCCCGATCAGGCCTTCGACGCGCTCTACGCCTTCTGCGCGCCCGCTCTCGTACGCCAGACCTATCTGCTCACCGGGCGCCGGGAGCTGGCCCGCGAGGCGGTGGAGCGGGCCTTCCAGCAGGCCTGGCAGCGGTGGCCGGACGTGGCCCGGGACCGGGACCCGGCCGGGTGGGTGCGGGCGGTGGCGTACGACTGCGCGCTCTCCCCCTGGCACCGGTTCCGCCCCCGCCACCGGTCCCCGGAGCCTCCGCCCGCCGACCCGGCCGACCGGGAACTGCTGCACGCGCTGCTCACGCTGCCGCCGCCGCACCGGCGCACGCTCGTCCTGTACGACGGTGTGGGGCTCGACCTGCCGGAGACGGCGGCGGAGACGGAGGCGAGCACACCGGCCGCGGCGAACCGGCTGACCCATGCGCGCGAGGCGGTGGCCGCGCGGTTGCCGGAGCTGGCCGATCCCGCCGCGCTCCACCGCCGGCTGCTCGAACTGGCCTCGGCCGAACGGCTGAGCGCGGCCCGGCCGGCACACGTGCGGACCGGTGGTGAACGCCGGAACGTCTTCTGGACCCGGGCGGCCATCGCCTTCACGGTGACGATCGTCGGCGCGACGACGCTCACGCTGCGGACGGCGCCGACGCGGTACGAGCCGCCGATCGCTCCGGCGCAGGCGGTACGGGGGGTACCGGCGGCGGGCGGGATGGGTCCGCTGTCCCAGGAGGAGCGAGCGCTCCAGGAGAAGCTGACCAGAGCGGAAACCAGCGGCCCGCAACGACTGGCTCCACAGCCGTGGTGA
- a CDS encoding VWA domain-containing protein, with protein sequence MRDTTAGQAPVRAPAQATDPARERLRRWRLVLGGDQADGTGCTLSGRDAAMDGALAALYGKGDRPQTGRDRSAGLGASAPSVARWLGDIRDYFPSSVVQVMQRDAIDRLNLASLLLEPEMLQAVEPDVHLVGTLLSLHKAMPETTRETARAVVRTVVEELEKRLATRTRATLAGALDRSARVRRPRHHDIDWNRTVAANLKHYLPEYRTVVPERLVGYGRAARSVRKEVVLCVDQSGSMAASVVYASVFGAVLASMRSISTRLVVFDTAVVDLTDQLDDPVDVLFGTQLGGGTDINRALAYCQERITRPAETVVVLVSDLYEGGIRDEMLKRVAAMKASGVQFVALLALSDEGAPAYDREHAAALAALGAPAFACTPDLFPEVMAAALEKRPLPIPDPA encoded by the coding sequence ATGAGGGACACGACGGCCGGACAGGCACCGGTACGGGCACCGGCGCAGGCGACCGACCCGGCGCGGGAGCGGCTGCGGCGCTGGCGGCTGGTGCTCGGCGGGGACCAGGCCGACGGCACAGGGTGCACGCTGTCCGGCCGGGACGCGGCGATGGACGGCGCGCTGGCCGCGCTCTACGGCAAGGGGGACAGGCCGCAGACGGGACGGGACCGCTCGGCCGGGCTCGGGGCCTCGGCGCCGTCCGTGGCGCGCTGGCTCGGGGACATCCGCGACTACTTCCCGTCCTCCGTCGTCCAGGTCATGCAGCGCGACGCCATCGACCGGCTCAACCTCGCCTCCCTGCTGCTGGAACCGGAGATGCTCCAGGCGGTGGAGCCCGACGTGCACCTGGTCGGCACGCTGCTCTCGCTGCACAAGGCGATGCCGGAGACCACCCGGGAGACCGCCCGCGCGGTCGTGCGCACGGTGGTCGAGGAGCTGGAGAAGCGGCTCGCCACCCGCACCCGGGCCACCCTCGCCGGCGCCCTGGACCGCAGCGCGCGCGTCCGGCGCCCGCGCCACCACGACATCGACTGGAACCGCACCGTCGCGGCCAACCTCAAGCACTACCTGCCCGAGTACCGCACGGTCGTACCGGAGCGGCTGGTCGGCTACGGACGGGCCGCGCGGTCGGTGCGGAAGGAGGTCGTCCTCTGCGTCGACCAGTCCGGGTCGATGGCGGCGTCCGTGGTGTACGCGTCGGTGTTCGGGGCGGTCCTTGCCTCCATGCGCTCGATCAGCACCCGGCTCGTCGTCTTCGACACGGCGGTCGTCGACCTCACCGACCAGCTGGACGACCCCGTCGACGTGCTCTTCGGCACCCAGCTCGGCGGCGGCACGGACATCAACCGCGCGCTCGCCTACTGCCAGGAGCGGATCACCCGGCCTGCCGAGACCGTCGTCGTGCTGGTCAGCGACCTCTACGAGGGCGGGATCCGCGACGAGATGCTCAAGCGGGTCGCCGCGATGAAGGCGTCCGGCGTGCAGTTCGTGGCCCTGCTCGCGCTGTCGGACGAGGGCGCGCCCGCCTACGACCGGGAGCACGCGGCGGCGCTCGCCGCGCTCGGCGCACCGGCCTTCGCCTGCACCCCCGACCTGTTCCCCGAGGTGATGGCGGCGGCCCTGGAGAAGCGCCCGCTGCCGATACCCGACCCGGCGTGA
- a CDS encoding DUF5682 family protein: MTGTREGTAYDAGPLLLGVRHHGPGSARAVRAALDAARPAVVLIEGPPEADALIPLAADPVLRPPVALLAHAVDEPGRSAFWPFAEFSPEWAAIRWALAHDVPAHFIDLPATHTLAWREEPGECDAEDDGGGLGGRGCGSDADAGGAGGRGRRAEGRDHGSDGGGHGPVGPGRDPDGRGGGPDGDGNGSDGLESRSEGRHSGPDGGVNGLDGGGHGPDGRGSGPGDREGGSGGAGGVEEVRVDPLAVLAEAAGYDDPERWWEDVVEHRGPGAGDPFAPFAAVEEAMAALRERYGAGGRRDLVREAHMRLRLRAAHKEFGHAVAVVCGAWHVPALRVRTTVAADRALLRGLPKIKTDVTWVPWTHRRLARAGGYGAGIVSPGWYQHLFQVPDRPVERWLTKVAGLLRAEDRIVSSAHVIEAVRLAETLAALRGRPLPGLGETTDAVRAVLCEGSDVPLALVHDRLVVGDALGEVPESAPAVPLQRDLARRQRSLRLKPEALERDLELDLRGDTDAGRSRLLHRLRLLGVDWGEPARSRGGTGTFRETWRLRWEPELSVRVAEAGVWGTTVQAAARAKAEADAVAARALADVTALAEQCLLAGLPEALPVVMRVLADRAALDTDVGHLAQALPALVRSLRYGDVRGTGTGALAEVAEGLAERVFVGLPPACTALDADAADEMRAHVDAVHTAVGLLTESLTGAGPEGAGRGAGADPGGDGGASRGNGTLLPGSHGTGGGLRDRWRTVLRALSSRDSVSGVIRGRAARLLLDDGAARPEEAARLMGLVLSPGTPPADAAAWIEGFAGGGGGLLLVHDERLLGLLDTWLTGVPADAFTDVLPLLRRTFAAYDPGVRRTLGELVRRGPGGRADGTAPVAAVPGFAAEPDTGRADAVLPVLRLLLGPAADDGTDRTDTEDHESFAGVGT; encoded by the coding sequence ATGACCGGCACCCGGGAGGGCACGGCCTACGACGCGGGGCCGCTGCTGCTGGGCGTACGGCACCACGGGCCCGGTTCCGCGCGCGCGGTGCGGGCCGCGCTGGACGCGGCCCGGCCCGCCGTCGTCCTCATCGAGGGCCCGCCCGAGGCCGACGCGCTGATCCCGCTGGCCGCCGACCCCGTGCTGCGGCCCCCGGTCGCCCTCCTCGCGCACGCCGTCGACGAGCCCGGCCGCTCGGCCTTCTGGCCGTTCGCCGAGTTCAGCCCCGAGTGGGCGGCCATCCGCTGGGCCCTGGCGCACGACGTCCCGGCCCACTTCATCGACCTGCCGGCCACGCACACGCTGGCGTGGCGGGAGGAGCCGGGGGAGTGCGACGCGGAGGATGACGGGGGCGGCCTCGGCGGCCGGGGGTGCGGCTCGGACGCCGACGCGGGTGGTGCCGGCGGCCGTGGGCGACGCGCCGAGGGCCGCGATCACGGATCTGACGGGGGTGGGCACGGCCCGGTGGGGCCCGGGCGCGACCCGGACGGGCGCGGCGGCGGCCCCGACGGCGACGGGAATGGTTCCGATGGCCTGGAGAGCCGCTCCGAGGGCCGGCATTCCGGTCCGGACGGGGGCGTGAACGGTCTGGACGGGGGTGGGCACGGCCCGGACGGGCGCGGGTCGGGGCCGGGTGACCGTGAGGGCGGGTCCGGCGGTGCCGGTGGCGTCGAGGAGGTCCGGGTCGATCCGCTCGCCGTGCTCGCCGAGGCGGCCGGGTACGACGATCCGGAGCGCTGGTGGGAGGACGTCGTCGAGCACCGGGGACCGGGCGCCGGCGACCCCTTCGCGCCGTTCGCCGCGGTGGAGGAGGCCATGGCGGCGCTGCGCGAGCGGTACGGCGCCGGAGGACGCCGGGACCTCGTCCGCGAGGCCCATATGCGGCTGCGGTTGCGGGCGGCGCACAAGGAGTTCGGGCACGCCGTGGCCGTGGTGTGCGGGGCCTGGCACGTGCCCGCGCTCCGCGTCAGGACCACCGTCGCAGCCGACCGCGCCCTGCTCCGGGGCCTGCCGAAGATCAAGACCGACGTCACCTGGGTGCCGTGGACGCATCGCCGGCTGGCCCGGGCCGGCGGGTACGGCGCGGGCATCGTGTCGCCCGGCTGGTACCAGCACCTCTTCCAGGTCCCCGACCGGCCGGTGGAGCGATGGCTGACCAAGGTGGCCGGGCTGCTGCGCGCGGAGGACCGAATCGTGTCCTCCGCGCACGTCATCGAGGCCGTCAGGCTCGCGGAGACGCTGGCGGCGCTGCGGGGCCGCCCGCTGCCCGGCCTCGGCGAGACCACCGACGCGGTGCGCGCGGTGCTGTGCGAGGGCTCGGACGTGCCGCTGGCGCTGGTGCACGACCGGCTGGTGGTCGGGGACGCGCTCGGCGAGGTGCCGGAGTCGGCGCCCGCGGTGCCGTTGCAGCGCGATCTGGCCCGGCGGCAGCGCTCGCTGCGGCTCAAGCCCGAGGCGCTGGAGCGCGACCTGGAGCTGGACCTGCGCGGCGACACCGACGCCGGACGCAGCAGGCTGCTGCACCGGCTGAGGCTGCTCGGTGTCGACTGGGGGGAGCCGGCCCGGTCCCGGGGCGGCACGGGCACGTTCCGGGAGACCTGGCGGCTGCGCTGGGAACCCGAGCTGTCGGTGCGGGTCGCCGAGGCGGGCGTGTGGGGGACGACCGTGCAGGCGGCGGCGCGGGCCAAGGCCGAGGCGGACGCGGTGGCGGCGCGCGCCCTGGCCGACGTCACCGCGCTCGCCGAGCAGTGCCTGCTGGCCGGGCTGCCGGAGGCGCTGCCCGTGGTCATGCGGGTGCTCGCCGACCGGGCCGCCCTCGACACGGACGTCGGCCACCTCGCCCAGGCCCTGCCCGCCCTGGTCCGCTCCCTGCGCTACGGCGACGTGCGCGGCACCGGCACCGGGGCGCTGGCCGAGGTCGCCGAGGGCCTCGCCGAGCGCGTCTTCGTCGGCCTGCCACCGGCCTGCACCGCCCTCGACGCCGACGCGGCGGACGAGATGCGCGCCCATGTGGACGCCGTCCACACCGCGGTGGGCCTGCTGACGGAGAGCCTGACCGGTGCGGGCCCGGAGGGTGCCGGGCGTGGCGCCGGTGCGGACCCGGGCGGCGACGGCGGGGCCTCGCGCGGGAACGGCACGCTCCTTCCCGGCAGCCACGGCACCGGCGGTGGTCTGCGGGACCGCTGGCGGACGGTGTTGCGGGCGCTGTCGTCGCGGGACTCGGTGTCCGGTGTCATCCGGGGGCGGGCCGCGCGGCTGCTGCTGGACGACGGTGCGGCCCGGCCCGAGGAGGCGGCCCGGCTGATGGGGCTCGTGCTGTCACCGGGCACGCCGCCGGCCGATGCCGCCGCCTGGATCGAGGGGTTCGCCGGTGGCGGTGGCGGGCTGCTGCTGGTCCACGACGAGCGGTTGCTCGGCCTGCTCGACACCTGGCTGACCGGGGTGCCGGCGGACGCCTTCACCGACGTGCTGCCGTTGCTGCGGCGCACCTTCGCGGCGTACGACCCGGGCGTGCGCAGAACCCTCGGCGAACTGGTCCGGCGCGGCCCCGGCGGCCGTGCGGACGGGACGGCGCCGGTGGCCGCGGTCCCCGGTTTCGCCGCCGAACCGGACACCGGACGCGCCGACGCCGTGCTGCCGGTGCTGCGGCTGCTGCTCGGCCCGGCGGCGGACGACGGCACGGACAGGACGGACACGGAAGACCACGAGAGCTTCGCGGGGGTGGGCACATGA
- a CDS encoding DUF6350 family protein: MTVRSSSSSPALSRLRDRSPGLAASLLGGAVAAGLGLGALSVLVMVLWVSSPYPDSGPAGALHVAADLWLLAHGVELVRADTLSGTPMPVGVTPLLLLVLPVWLLYRAAREATDAPAEPDGPPPVPARTAWTGVVLGYLGVGVAAALYCAGGEPRPHWGWLTVCLPAVAAGAAGAGVWSAHGHPAEPALRVLAVLPGRVRRLVFGGDERARLGAAARAAGAATAVLLGGGALLVGVSLVWHGAAARASFLQLTEGWTGRFAVLLLGIALIPNAALWAASYALGPGFAVGAGHLVSPFASDPAPLLPPFPLLAAVPEPGAGAPLNWAAGLVPAVAAMTAGWFVARAAVRRPRPGEPVRARWTAGQTAGVVLLTAVVCAVAVALLTALAGGPLGVAALSRLGPLWARAGGAAAVWTSVLALPVALSARAWRLLRGRHPRSGGGPAQGAEAGGAALEGTPGESGSGTAAGAFVASVEPGATGETPDRGEPPGPGAGAAGAPAGGGHGDAGSAASASGAGRWGRGRRRAAARPEAAEEDLYDFLPAEDPFPTPFTETHAGDWHDDMARASRWAALRQAASDSAPAPPTEPSPAEPPAISPPRTDPMPPQPGPGTRPHSSE, encoded by the coding sequence ATGACTGTTCGCTCCTCCTCGTCGTCGCCCGCGCTCTCCCGGCTGCGCGACCGCTCGCCCGGACTCGCCGCGAGCCTGCTGGGCGGTGCCGTCGCGGCCGGTCTGGGCCTCGGCGCGCTGTCCGTGCTCGTGATGGTGCTGTGGGTCAGCTCGCCGTACCCCGACAGCGGACCGGCCGGTGCGCTGCACGTCGCCGCCGACCTGTGGCTGCTGGCGCACGGCGTCGAACTGGTCCGCGCCGACACGCTCTCCGGCACCCCCATGCCCGTCGGCGTCACCCCGCTGCTGCTGCTCGTCCTGCCGGTGTGGCTGCTGTACCGGGCGGCCCGGGAAGCCACCGACGCGCCCGCCGAACCGGACGGCCCGCCACCGGTGCCCGCGCGCACGGCGTGGACGGGCGTGGTCCTCGGCTATCTGGGTGTCGGCGTCGCCGCGGCGCTGTACTGCGCGGGCGGCGAACCGCGCCCGCACTGGGGCTGGCTGACGGTGTGCCTGCCGGCGGTGGCGGCGGGCGCGGCCGGCGCCGGGGTGTGGTCGGCCCACGGCCACCCGGCCGAGCCCGCGCTGCGTGTGCTCGCGGTGCTGCCGGGACGGGTGCGACGGCTGGTGTTCGGCGGCGACGAACGGGCCCGGCTGGGCGCGGCGGCGCGCGCCGCCGGCGCCGCCACGGCGGTACTCCTCGGCGGCGGGGCCCTGCTGGTCGGGGTGTCGCTGGTGTGGCACGGCGCGGCGGCGCGGGCGTCCTTCCTCCAGCTGACGGAGGGCTGGACGGGCCGGTTCGCCGTCCTGTTGCTCGGCATCGCGCTGATCCCCAACGCCGCGCTGTGGGCCGCGTCCTACGCCCTCGGCCCCGGCTTCGCCGTCGGCGCCGGACATCTCGTCAGCCCCTTCGCCTCCGACCCCGCTCCGCTGCTGCCGCCGTTCCCGCTGCTGGCCGCGGTGCCGGAACCGGGTGCCGGTGCGCCGCTGAACTGGGCGGCGGGGCTGGTGCCGGCGGTGGCCGCGATGACGGCGGGGTGGTTCGTGGCGCGGGCGGCGGTACGGCGGCCGAGGCCCGGGGAGCCGGTCCGGGCCCGCTGGACGGCCGGCCAGACGGCGGGAGTGGTGCTGCTGACGGCGGTGGTCTGCGCGGTGGCCGTCGCCCTGCTCACCGCGCTCGCCGGCGGACCCCTGGGCGTGGCCGCGCTGTCCCGCCTAGGCCCGCTGTGGGCGCGCGCCGGTGGAGCGGCGGCGGTCTGGACGTCGGTGCTCGCGCTGCCGGTGGCCCTTTCCGCCCGCGCGTGGCGGCTGCTGCGCGGCCGGCATCCGCGCTCCGGCGGAGGACCGGCGCAGGGGGCGGAGGCGGGAGGGGCGGCGCTGGAGGGGACGCCGGGGGAGAGCGGGAGCGGCACGGCCGCCGGCGCGTTCGTGGCCTCGGTGGAGCCGGGGGCGACCGGGGAGACGCCGGACAGGGGCGAGCCGCCGGGGCCGGGCGCGGGTGCCGCCGGGGCTCCGGCGGGGGGCGGTCACGGGGACGCCGGGAGTGCCGCGAGCGCGTCCGGGGCCGGGAGGTGGGGCCGGGGGAGGCGGAGGGCGGCCGCTCGGCCGGAGGCCGCCGAGGAGGACCTCTACGACTTCCTCCCCGCCGAGGACCCGTTCCCGACGCCGTTCACCGAGACCCACGCCGGCGACTGGCACGACGACATGGCCCGCGCCTCCCGCTGGGCCGCCCTGAGACAGGCCGCGTCGGACTCCGCTCCCGCACCGCCCACCGAGCCGTCCCCCGCGGAACCGCCCGCCATCAGCCCTCCGCGCACCGACCCGATGCCACCACAGCCCGGCCCCGGCACTCGGCCGCACTCCTCGGAGTGA